A window of Phaseolus vulgaris cultivar G19833 chromosome 4, P. vulgaris v2.0, whole genome shotgun sequence genomic DNA:
TTTAAAAACCAAATAGTTTCTTAAAATTGTATCAATCCCACCCTAAAAACGCAACTTTTAATTGTGACTCTGCATATTAACCAGATTCATCTATCACTACAGCAATAAGTAATTTCAGCAAATACTTCACTCCAATGCATGTTGGATTAGTAAATTTAGAGTAAaacatttcaataaaaaaagcCATAAACAACACAAAATTGTAAATCCAATTTCAAAATGATAACAACAAAAAAGATGTCCAATCTAAAAGAAAGCAGAATGGTCTACTCTATTCTTCTACTTCTATTGTTCCCTTCTCACTGACGTAAATACCATCAAGGAACTTCCGAATATCCTTGTTTTTAACATGGCATTTCTGTAGCAAAGCAAACaaatgaaaaacacaattaaaatctAAACAAGAGTAAAATTAGATAAGGGTTTGGGAGAAATAAGATAAACATACCTGATTAATGAGAGCACAAGACCTGGAAACAAGCTCTATGTCATTTCCATCCACAACCAACTCATCCTTCACCTTTTCAGATCGAATAACAGACACACCATCAAGCATATCCACTTTTCTCACCTGTAACCAAATGTTATTGAGATGGTTCGTCAATAAAATTCTTTAAATATTTGACAAAAACATAAGCAAACTAATCAAAATCGTAAAGATATAATTTACACAACTGAAATTTAGAagacaaaaatcatattaataGCATACAACACTTACAAACCTATTTGAGTAATTTTAACTTCAGAGCGCAGAAAATTAAGATAGCAAATTTTTACATCAAAATTTTTAACCAAAAAATTGACGAGTAAATCAAAATCGCACAACAGAGATACACCTTCAGATCCAATTTAAACAATCGGAAGACTAAATTCCTGCAAAAACAATAACTCGTAACCTAGTTTGCATTATTTTAACTTCAAAGATCAAAATCACACATTCTGAGATACAAAACATTCATTGGCGCAGTAATGAAACCAAAAGATCTAAACAATACGAAAAACGCATAAATACAACAATTGCGAACCTAATTTGCTTAATTTTAACTTGAGAGACCAAAATCACACTTTGTAAGACACAAGATTAAAAATGCAAAATTTAttctaatcaaaataaatttattaatcaaAATCAAGTGTTTCATTAAATTTCTTTTCTTCTAAATTGGTATAGAAGGTATCAGATTCTCTACAAAGAAACTATAACACTactaaatacttttaaaattatgtaaaataaatgttattttgcCTGTGAATATTAGGGACTAGTGATTCAAAAATTGGAaggataaaaacaaaacaacaaacttaaagagactaaaataaacaaaacaaaaaagaacaAAATCAAAAACTACCTAACTCTAAGCGACTAAAAgaacatttaaataaaaattaaataagtaagaaattaaattaaataataaaaaataaaccttCTTCTCGCCAAGGAAGTTTCGGATTTCAATGGATCTGTTGCTGTTGCCGATGCTGGCGTTAATGGGAAAATGGGCGTAGACGAACCTCATCTTGTAGCGGTAGCCCTTAGTGACGCCGGTGATGAGGTTGTCAACGTGGCTGAGCGCGGTGCGAATGGAAGCTGAGGTTTTGCGAGATCCGAACCAGGCATCGATCTTCAGCTTCTTCTTGCCATTCTCATCGGTGATAAGCTGAAAATCGAGGTTGAGATGTTTGAAATCTCGCACTAATTTCCCACGAGGTCCCTCCACCTCGATCACCTTCGCGTGAACCTTGATGCTCACGCCGTCGGGAATGTCCATCGTCTCCGAAGAAAGAATCGTCTTCATGattccctctctctctctcttacaCACACACAACCCTTAACAATTCTCAGAAACACAGAACAAAACCCTAATTCGCTACTTTGCCGCTTCAGTGTTTTGATCTTAAATTGATAGCGATTGGGCTAGGCCCACTTACTAGGCccattttattaactttttttaaaatgtgattCGCAAACAAAATTAGTTGGGTCTTTAGATGGATAGAATTTATTTGgaagtttcttcctgcacccccacatttttcttcctgcaccccacaagGTTGCGCAAAGACAAAACTGTCCCTCTATAAactgtaaatttttttttaattccggATTATGAAATCCGGTAAACTTTTGAATTGGCGCTTTcggtaaatttttggattggcaCATTCGGTAATCTCCGGATTGATGCTTCCAGTAGTACGTGAATAATAGTgtcaattcaaaataaaaaaatgcaaaacattcataattgaaaaaatcattccggatccgccaatccataattcaaaatatgcattccggattcagaaatccataattaaaaaaatcattctggATCAACCAATCCGTAATAAAAATTAAGCTTCCAGATTCAACAAtctagaaatcaataatttatgcaaactttgcttccggaacaccccctcatccggaATGCACCATGATTCACTTtcagattgatgaatccgtagcacactcccaaATCCCGAAATTGTAGCAGTCAGTTTcggaatttacaaaattgtggggctgcaggaagaaaaatgtagagtgcaggaagaaacttccaatttatttttaacacCTTCGTACCTTTATCGTGAACCTCCACATTGTggaaaatttcaatttatttatagttGGAAACATTTAAGCATCATCAagaaatatactttaaattatataattttaaatcaaaaaatatattattaattcaacaatttaaaaatgtattagatattttataatccataatacattttttaaattaaaaatatattttaaattatacaatctcaaaatttctaaattatataacttagaatatattttcaaattgtgtaaaacataaattcattttatattatacatttcaatatacatttttttattacataattaaaaaatattctaaattgtatcattcaaaataaaataaaaatatatcttaaattacataatctaaaatatatttctaaattataaaCAGTTCATAAAGGTGCATGAAGAAGTTATGGAACTGCAAAGAGTAATTGCCTCAAATTAGTTATTGTCCTTTGCCCTTTGTTTTCTTCTAAAcaaactaaataattatttggtttaattgtatttttttatatttttaaaaaaattataaatttggtctctaatttatttatttatttgtaattttacctttaattttcaattattcaTAATTGCtgttctcaattttttttaaagcaatttcgatatcttaattaattaatttttttattttcactttattttattttcagtttCAAAAGAGTAAGTGTCTTCAATGTTGTAGTTGTTGTCATATTCAATCTTGTAGTAAAACTGCAAATACTATATGTTTTGCTTCAATTTCATTATTCATGTTCGAGTAATAAAAAGCTATGGATAATTAAACCAAATTAGATAAAGTTATGGATA
This region includes:
- the LOC137837065 gene encoding large ribosomal subunit protein uL6-like yields the protein MKTILSSETMDIPDGVSIKVHAKVIEVEGPRGKLVRDFKHLNLDFQLITDENGKKKLKIDAWFGSRKTSASIRTALSHVDNLITGVTKGYRYKMRFVYAHFPINASIGNSNRSIEIRNFLGEKKVRKVDMLDGVSVIRSEKVKDELVVDGNDIELVSRSCALINQKCHVKNKDIRKFLDGIYVSEKGTIEVEE